The Paeniglutamicibacter sulfureus genome includes a region encoding these proteins:
- a CDS encoding NAD-dependent succinate-semialdehyde dehydrogenase, with the protein MTITPEREAELLASVPTGLLINGEWRDASDGGTFDVVDPATGKVLATLASATSEDAMAALDAADAVQKTWALTAPRERAEILRRAFDMVTARAEDFALLMSLEMGKPLAEARGEVTYGAEFLRWFSEETVRDYGRYLTTPEGKNKMIVQTKPVGPCLLITPWNFPLAMATRKVSPAIAAGCTMVLKPAKLTPLTSQLFAAVMMEAGLPAGVLNVVSSKSASKISGPLMQDDRLRKVSFTGSTAVGKMLMKDAADKVLRTSMELGGNAPFLVFEDADLDAAVEGAMAAKMRNMGEACTAANRFLVHESVAKEFIAKFSAAMGALKTGRGTESTTNVGPIIDSGARDDIHALVSKAVEAGAVAETGGAPIDGPGYFYAPTVLSNVANDAEILRQEIFGPVAPVTTFRDEAHAIELANASEYGLASYIYTRDHNRLFRVAEQIEFGLVGFNAGVISNAAAPFGGVKQSGLGREGGAEGLAEYTTTQYIGIADPYAAR; encoded by the coding sequence ATGACCATTACCCCCGAGCGCGAAGCCGAGCTGCTCGCCTCCGTCCCGACCGGTTTGCTGATCAACGGCGAATGGCGCGACGCCTCCGATGGCGGTACCTTTGACGTCGTTGACCCGGCCACCGGCAAGGTGCTTGCCACCCTGGCGAGCGCCACCTCGGAAGATGCGATGGCAGCCCTCGACGCAGCCGACGCCGTCCAGAAGACCTGGGCGCTGACCGCACCGCGTGAGCGTGCCGAGATCTTGCGCCGCGCCTTCGACATGGTCACCGCGCGCGCCGAGGACTTCGCCCTGCTGATGAGCCTGGAAATGGGCAAGCCGTTGGCCGAGGCCCGCGGCGAGGTCACCTACGGCGCCGAGTTCCTGCGCTGGTTCTCCGAGGAGACGGTGCGCGACTACGGCCGCTACCTGACCACTCCCGAGGGCAAGAACAAGATGATCGTGCAGACCAAGCCGGTCGGCCCGTGCCTGCTGATCACCCCGTGGAACTTCCCGCTGGCCATGGCCACCCGCAAGGTCTCCCCGGCCATCGCCGCCGGCTGCACCATGGTGCTCAAGCCCGCCAAGCTCACCCCGTTGACCTCCCAGCTCTTCGCCGCGGTCATGATGGAAGCCGGCCTGCCGGCAGGCGTGCTCAACGTCGTCTCCTCCAAGAGCGCCTCGAAGATCTCCGGCCCGCTGATGCAGGATGACCGACTGCGCAAGGTCTCCTTCACCGGTTCCACCGCCGTGGGCAAGATGCTCATGAAGGACGCCGCCGACAAGGTGCTGCGCACCTCCATGGAACTGGGCGGCAACGCACCGTTCCTGGTCTTCGAGGATGCCGACCTGGACGCCGCCGTCGAGGGCGCCATGGCAGCCAAGATGCGCAACATGGGCGAGGCCTGCACCGCGGCCAACCGCTTCCTGGTGCACGAGTCGGTGGCCAAGGAATTCATCGCCAAGTTCTCCGCCGCCATGGGCGCGCTGAAGACCGGCCGCGGCACCGAGTCCACCACCAATGTCGGCCCGATCATCGATTCCGGCGCCCGCGACGACATCCACGCGCTGGTCTCCAAGGCCGTCGAGGCAGGCGCCGTTGCCGAGACCGGCGGGGCGCCGATCGATGGCCCGGGCTACTTCTACGCACCCACCGTGCTCTCGAACGTCGCCAACGACGCCGAGATCCTGCGCCAGGAAATCTTCGGCCCCGTCGCCCCGGTGACCACCTTCCGCGACGAGGCCCACGCCATCGAATTGGCCAACGCCTCCGAGTACGGCCTGGCCTCGTACATCTACACCCGCGACCACAACCGTCTCTTCCGCGTCGCGGAGCAGATCGAATTCGGCCTGGTCGGCTTCAACGCCGGCGTCATCTCCAACGCCGCCGCCCCGTTCGGCGGAGTGAAGCAGTCGGGCCTGGGCCGCGAGGGCGGCGCCGAGGGCCTGGCCGAGTACACCACCACCCAGTACATCGGCATCGCCGACCCGTACGCGGCCCGCTAA
- a CDS encoding transglutaminase TgpA family protein — MSTATLPRTDTPPPGSPRQAPDAAVSGIPAAAFAALATLTAMLGATASLHGVISGWGWMLQVFVVVTCIVVAANLVRCLSPRRYLGTLAGAVVAVLALTFLFFSNTAWLGVVPTGATYRALLKVWAMANEQMGSQVPPVETTGVIVFSICVWASAVALAVDALAFELRAAALAGIPLALLLSIASLFEPHGAGIMTVALTAVGYLLVLAASRWQSDTGSGRRRALELAGPHEAAGGHTSPGPQARGALLQGAALLAGALVALLVLPAAIPGFSKGMLTEGSRPSWGRIATNIDPMIALGNDLRNRSSGTVLRYFTDADSPTYLRTSVIGQLTADRWLPDPEASRVPATENLVTRAFPRAFESARPAYTRVITDRYRGAWMPLPGNAITLNGLGGNWGWSPDTGTLLAAEGQPPAAADYSVMSVNPQISAQMLAELSSSIPRGFFAEVDPQYLQLPEDVPGSLAEATEAAVGDVASDPYEQAVAIQDYLRSAAFRYSEQTPVEDGYDGSGMDVIDAFLQEKAGYCVHFASTMALMARELGIPSRLVTGYAPGTPTGESIAGQNGSELDEFTVSSRNAHAWPELYFPGAGWVAFEPTPGRGIPPDYAPALPAPDVDPTLNPTAPNASNSASASSAEASSEAAEAARGSGPGAGSPTSGLAGILLVVLLAGAAPWLVRRIQRSRRIARMALHGRADIRHGKETGPAAAWSELVALGLDFSWPMRLDESAGDYSRRLARSFPAAAESLNALAGAYERQRYARPGDEEDPAALEAALGEVRQALAASMGVGERLGRSLWPRSLFAPRPLGASGYASAR, encoded by the coding sequence ATGAGCACCGCGACCCTGCCCCGGACCGATACACCGCCCCCGGGTTCACCCCGGCAGGCACCCGACGCAGCTGTTTCCGGCATCCCCGCGGCCGCCTTCGCGGCCCTGGCCACGCTCACGGCAATGCTCGGGGCCACCGCCTCGCTGCATGGGGTGATCAGCGGCTGGGGGTGGATGCTCCAGGTGTTCGTGGTGGTCACCTGCATCGTGGTGGCCGCCAACCTCGTGCGCTGCCTCTCCCCGCGCCGCTACCTGGGGACCCTGGCCGGGGCAGTGGTGGCGGTGCTGGCGCTGACCTTCCTGTTCTTCTCCAACACCGCCTGGCTGGGCGTCGTGCCGACCGGGGCGACCTACCGCGCCCTGCTGAAGGTCTGGGCCATGGCGAATGAGCAAATGGGCTCCCAGGTGCCGCCGGTGGAAACCACCGGGGTCATCGTCTTCTCCATCTGCGTCTGGGCCTCCGCGGTCGCTCTGGCCGTCGACGCCCTGGCCTTCGAGCTCCGCGCCGCGGCCCTGGCCGGCATCCCGCTGGCACTGCTGCTGTCCATCGCCTCGCTCTTCGAGCCGCACGGTGCAGGCATCATGACCGTTGCCCTCACGGCCGTGGGCTATTTGCTGGTGCTGGCGGCATCGCGCTGGCAGTCCGACACCGGTTCGGGCAGGCGCCGCGCCCTGGAACTCGCCGGCCCGCACGAGGCAGCCGGCGGGCACACCTCCCCCGGACCGCAGGCCCGCGGGGCGCTGTTGCAGGGGGCAGCCCTCCTGGCCGGCGCCCTCGTCGCGTTGCTGGTGCTGCCCGCTGCCATTCCAGGGTTCTCCAAGGGCATGCTCACCGAGGGCAGCCGTCCGTCCTGGGGCAGGATCGCCACCAACATCGACCCGATGATCGCCCTGGGCAACGACCTGCGCAACCGCTCTTCCGGCACGGTGCTGCGCTACTTCACCGATGCGGACTCCCCCACCTACCTGCGGACCTCCGTGATCGGCCAACTCACCGCCGACCGCTGGCTGCCTGACCCCGAGGCCAGCCGGGTCCCTGCCACCGAGAACCTGGTGACCCGAGCCTTCCCGCGGGCCTTCGAATCGGCCCGGCCCGCCTATACCCGGGTCATCACCGACAGGTACCGCGGCGCGTGGATGCCGCTGCCCGGAAACGCGATCACGCTCAACGGCCTGGGCGGGAACTGGGGATGGAGCCCGGACACCGGCACCCTGCTGGCCGCAGAGGGCCAGCCGCCGGCGGCCGCCGACTACTCGGTGATGAGTGTGAACCCGCAGATCAGCGCGCAGATGCTCGCCGAGCTCTCCTCCTCGATCCCGCGTGGCTTCTTTGCCGAGGTCGACCCCCAATACCTGCAGCTGCCCGAGGACGTTCCCGGATCCCTGGCAGAGGCCACCGAGGCCGCGGTGGGCGATGTCGCCAGCGACCCCTACGAACAGGCCGTCGCCATCCAGGACTACCTTCGTTCAGCGGCGTTCAGGTACTCGGAACAAACCCCGGTCGAAGACGGCTACGACGGCAGCGGGATGGACGTCATCGACGCCTTCCTGCAGGAAAAGGCCGGGTACTGCGTGCATTTCGCCTCCACCATGGCCCTGATGGCCCGCGAGCTGGGCATCCCCAGCCGGTTGGTCACCGGCTACGCCCCCGGCACCCCCACCGGGGAGTCGATCGCCGGACAGAACGGCTCTGAACTGGATGAGTTCACCGTCAGTTCGCGCAACGCCCACGCCTGGCCGGAGCTCTATTTCCCCGGTGCCGGATGGGTCGCGTTCGAGCCGACCCCGGGGCGCGGGATCCCCCCGGACTACGCACCTGCGCTGCCTGCCCCGGACGTCGACCCGACCCTGAACCCGACCGCGCCCAACGCCTCAAATTCCGCATCCGCCAGCTCCGCCGAGGCCTCGTCCGAGGCTGCGGAGGCGGCGCGGGGCTCCGGCCCCGGGGCCGGGTCCCCGACGTCGGGCCTGGCGGGCATCCTGCTCGTCGTGCTGCTGGCAGGGGCGGCGCCGTGGCTGGTGCGCAGGATCCAGCGCAGTCGACGCATCGCGCGCATGGCCCTGCACGGACGTGCGGATATCCGCCACGGGAAGGAAACCGGACCGGCGGCTGCCTGGTCCGAACTCGTGGCCCTTGGCCTTGACTTCTCCTGGCCCATGAGGCTGGACGAATCGGCCGGGGACTATTCCCGGCGCCTGGCCCGTAGCTTCCCCGCTGCCGCCGAATCCCTCAACGCGCTGGCCGGAGCCTATGAACGCCAGCGCTACGCACGCCCTGGCGATGAGGAAGACCCCGCCGCACTGGAAGCGGCCCTCGGCGAGGTGCGGCAAGCCCTGGCGGCCTCGATGGGGGTCGGTGAGCGCCTGGGGCGCAGCCTCTGGCCGCGGTCGCTCTTTGCTCCCCGCCCGTTGGGAGCCTCCGGCTACGCCTCGGCCAGGTAG
- a CDS encoding DUF58 domain-containing protein: MGTDTGEPNEFRESPSRGRWAIAEPPATLREKVHLGFLTARGWGLFAAGAIALLGAFLLGRRELMAVSLFLLVTPLLAAFLLRFGNPALTVTRTFNPPQATTDSSVRVRLHITHRGRSGASIPLSDTLPEDFGKGPEFNYPSRTAAQGAGGSGSWYEYRLRPATRGIYAIGPVRAQVADVFGLAARPAALDAPSALIALPVCEALEPTGIPGEHGSHGQAASNRRLTPDSFEVMTREYRPGDTVRRIHWPATARRGSLMVRQEDYRATPRAVIMLDRSRAAFLSQGAGSEPSLQIPQFTSAPKDSSRRFEWALHAALGVGAYLAQTGFGIDLIDHRGEGVNDVSASGTEEAGELFAGPHATARMQQALAALALEDSGVQRHETARSTLAAALKERMRERGDRLVLILGEPTPEQADDWLEVVGARSKVTVLCVANREAHLFPIISRFRQAGWSAVAVNPKTTLTEAWAGLWHQS, encoded by the coding sequence ATGGGCACCGACACCGGGGAACCCAACGAATTCCGCGAATCCCCTTCCCGCGGCCGCTGGGCGATCGCCGAGCCTCCGGCAACGCTGCGCGAAAAGGTCCACCTGGGATTCCTCACCGCGCGCGGCTGGGGCCTTTTTGCCGCCGGGGCGATTGCCTTGCTCGGAGCCTTCCTGCTGGGACGGCGCGAGCTGATGGCGGTTTCCCTTTTCCTCTTGGTGACCCCGCTGTTGGCCGCCTTCCTGTTGCGCTTCGGCAACCCCGCGCTCACGGTGACCCGGACCTTCAACCCGCCTCAGGCAACCACGGATTCATCGGTGCGGGTGCGCCTGCACATCACCCATCGGGGACGTTCCGGTGCATCGATCCCGCTCAGCGACACGCTGCCCGAGGATTTCGGCAAGGGTCCGGAGTTCAACTACCCCTCTCGCACCGCGGCGCAGGGGGCCGGAGGCTCCGGCAGCTGGTATGAATACCGGCTGCGGCCGGCCACGCGCGGCATCTACGCGATCGGGCCGGTGCGCGCGCAGGTTGCCGACGTCTTCGGGCTTGCCGCCCGCCCCGCGGCCCTCGATGCGCCCAGCGCCCTGATTGCCCTGCCGGTGTGCGAGGCGCTGGAGCCCACCGGTATTCCGGGCGAACACGGATCCCACGGCCAGGCCGCTTCAAACCGCCGGCTGACCCCCGATTCCTTTGAGGTGATGACCCGCGAGTACCGTCCAGGGGACACCGTGCGGCGCATCCACTGGCCGGCCACGGCCAGGCGCGGCTCGCTGATGGTGCGCCAGGAGGACTACCGGGCCACCCCCAGGGCCGTCATCATGTTGGACCGTTCCCGCGCTGCCTTCCTGTCGCAGGGCGCCGGTTCCGAGCCGTCGCTGCAGATCCCACAATTCACCTCCGCGCCCAAGGACTCCAGCCGGCGCTTCGAATGGGCTCTGCACGCGGCACTTGGCGTCGGAGCCTACCTGGCGCAGACGGGGTTCGGCATCGACTTGATCGACCACCGCGGCGAGGGCGTCAACGACGTCTCCGCCTCCGGCACCGAGGAAGCCGGCGAGCTGTTTGCAGGTCCCCACGCCACGGCCCGGATGCAGCAGGCACTCGCCGCACTGGCACTTGAGGACTCCGGGGTCCAGCGCCACGAGACGGCCAGGTCCACGCTCGCCGCGGCGCTGAAGGAACGCATGCGCGAGCGAGGCGACAGACTCGTGCTGATCCTGGGCGAACCCACCCCCGAACAGGCAGATGACTGGCTGGAGGTCGTCGGTGCGCGGAGCAAGGTGACGGTGCTGTGCGTGGCCAACCGCGAAGCGCACCTGTTCCCGATCATCTCCCGCTTCCGCCAGGCCGGCTGGTCGGCCGTCGCGGTGAACCCGAAGACCACGCTCACCGAGGCCTGGGCCGGATTGTGGCACCAGTCATGA